The following nucleotide sequence is from Halogeometricum borinquense DSM 11551.
ACTCCACACACCGAACACTCCCTCGCCCAGTTCTTACTCCCGCGGACACCGCCCCGTCGGCGTATCACATCGTGGCCCCGGTGCCGAACCGGACCACGCCTCGGATGTCTCGAAGGCGTCGCCGTCGATGTCTCCGACGCCGTTACCGCCGGGTGGAACCGCGGCGACGACGACGGTCCGTAGCTCGAAGCCGATGCGTTCGTTCGATCCGATGGCCTCTCGACTTCCGTCACCGTCAACGTCCAAACGAACGACGGACCCATCGCGGACGTACGTCGTCGGCACCGCACCGTCACCCGCCGAAACGGTAAAGCGAGCGTACGCACCGTGTGCTTCGACTACCCAGAGATTCGTCGTCGCGACCCACGGACTCATCGTCGGCGAGAGCGGAAGCCCCGCCGGAACCGCACCGAGCGTCCCGTTCAGCGCGTGACTCGTCAGGCGGTCCGCACCGCGGGAGGCCGCTTCCCGGCCGAGTTCTCGCACGAGCGTCCGCGTCCGAGTCGCGGTTCCGTTCACGGCCGCCTCCGAAACGCGAACCCGCGATGCTGTGGTCGTCTCGCGCAACTCGACACGGAGCGCAGTCGCCACGCGGTCCTGAGCCATCTCTCCGTCCAGATCCGCTTCCGTCGCTATCGCGGTCGCCAGTGAGTCGTTCGACGCGGCGACAGCACGTTGGCCGACGCCGTCCCAGTGGGCGAGTCCGGCGGCAACAGCATCTTCGCTCTCTGCGTGCGTCAGGTCCGTCTCGCGTTCGACCGTCGATGCGGCCGTCTCACGGACGGGAGCGAGCGAGTGCTTGACCTCCTTTCGGAGTTCGTTGCTTCGGCGGCGGAGCGTCGAATCGGATTGGACGGCGAGCGTCCGGTCCGCGGCGACGAGTGCGCGCCCGGCAGTTCTGAGCGACACCTCACCGCCGGGACCGAAGATGTCACCGACGACAGCGTCAGCGAGGTCCCCGTACGGAAGCGTGAACAGGTTGGTGTTGCGCGCGGCGAGTGGGGTGTATGTGGCGTCGTCTGCGACACCATCGATGGCTCGTCCATCGACGCCCGACAGCGAGAGATACGCCGGGTCGCCGTCGGGGACGAACGCCGCTGAACTGTTCGACAATTCGCGGGTATCGGCGGTCGTCCGACTCGACAGACGGTCCCGCGTCGCCGTTGCGTTCACACCGCGCGAAGCGAGTGCGTCCTGAAGTCGGTCGTTCCGACCGGCGGCCTCGGCGGCCCGTTCGTCCAGTCGTGCGAGGACCGTATCGAGATATGCCGCGCGTGCGGCGACACGAACCCGGTCTGCGACACCGTCGTACGTCGCCGGGGCATCGACCAGTTCCGCTCGCCGGTCGCGGAGCGCCGCCGCCAGTGTAGCTGCGGTGTTGGCGTGACCGGTGGCGGTTTCCTGTGCCGCGACGTCCACCGAGACGTTTCTGACCCGCTCACGGAGCGCTGCCACGTCGGCGTACACCCACGCGCGAAGCGCAGACGGGCGGTCGGTTTCGGCGCGTGCGGGATCGTAATCCGCGCTACCCGTTACTGCTTGACGAGCGACGGTGTTCGCACCACCCCGAGCGGCGAGTTCGTCGCGCGCGAGACGGGCGACGGATTCGAGATTCGGTCCCGAAAGCGCCCCACCGCGTTCGAACAGCGGTTCTACGGCGCGGTCCGGTCCCGGCAGCGACCGAAGCGACCCGACGACGGCGACGCGGACGCGGTACCGGTCGGTCCACTGCGCCGTCGTCGTTCGACTCGAGTGATTCGCCGCGCGCCACGTCCGAGTAACGGTGTGCCGGACGACGACTTGCCGCGTCGTCGTCTTGAACGCGCGTGCGCCGACGCCGACAGACGGCGGTGCTGCTGTCCCGCGATCAACTACGGAGACATCACTATCTACGTCTTCGGCGGCGAGCGACCACGACACGTCGGACGAATCAGGTGCCTCGGGCGCGGGACGGTGTCCCTCGTTTTCGTCGAGGACGTCGCTGACGACTGTCACGCTCGGCGTGTATCCGGTGCGAATGACCGAGTCAAGAGCCGTGTCGGAGGAATCATCGGTCCCGCGAAGGAACGCGAGAAACGCGTCATCTGCAGTTTCGTTGACGCCGACAGTGAGAGTTCCCGTCGGCATCGTAGTCGGTGTCGGTCGGGGGTTCGGACTCGGTGTCGCAGAGACGAGTTTCTCGGTCGTCGATCCGCCAGCGACCGGGGACAGGAGGTCGGTAAGGCCGGTTCGGAGCGTCGCCGCACGAACACCTCGCTTGGCGTCGGGATCAACGCGGCCGAACGATGCACGCTGGGCGGCGAGGACGCCCGCGTTGGTCGAGAGTTCAACGTGGCGGTTGCCGAGGACGTTCTCGATTGGCGCACCCGCGTACTGACCGAGGGCGCGTGCCTGCGTGATAGCAAGGAGTCCTGCCGTCGTGCGACGCGCCAGACCGGGCGCATACACGGGCGATTCGTTCAGTCGTCGCTGGTAATCGGTCGTCCGCGCGTGGAGTGCGAGGACGGGAACTGCGACGGTCACGCGGCGTGTCACTGTCCGGGTGGCGACCACGCGGTCCTCGTGAGTAGCGACGAGCGAGACGTTACTAACGGCGACTGTGAGAGCGCGACCCTCGTTCTCACTCGATACGGAGACGTTCCGAACCGCCGCATCAAGACCGGCAGAGAGCGGTGGCAAGGTGGCTCTCGCTGTCGTCATCCCGCGACGATGTTCGACTCCCGAAAGCGCGTCACGGGCAGCGAGTGCGATCCGGAGCCGTAGATAGTTATGGAACGTTTCGTTCGGGCCGAGCGTTCGACCGACCGCGGAGTTCGCGGGTGTCGTCACGGGATCCCTCGCCGCCGCGCATGCCGCTTCGCGGACAGCGACCCGGAGCGCGGCAGTCGTCTC
It contains:
- a CDS encoding DUF7286 family protein; this translates as MRLADDNRGRVPFALVGVLLLVGSSTFAASLASPDTGVVDRSTDVAMERVDAETTAALRVAVREAACAAARDPVTTPANSAVGRTLGPNETFHNYLRLRIALAARDALSGVEHRRGMTTARATLPPLSAGLDAAVRNVSVSSENEGRALTVAVSNVSLVATHEDRVVATRTVTRRVTVAVPVLALHARTTDYQRRLNESPVYAPGLARRTTAGLLAITQARALGQYAGAPIENVLGNRHVELSTNAGVLAAQRASFGRVDPDAKRGVRAATLRTGLTDLLSPVAGGSTTEKLVSATPSPNPRPTPTTMPTGTLTVGVNETADDAFLAFLRGTDDSSDTALDSVIRTGYTPSVTVVSDVLDENEGHRPAPEAPDSSDVSWSLAAEDVDSDVSVVDRGTAAPPSVGVGARAFKTTTRQVVVRHTVTRTWRAANHSSRTTTAQWTDRYRVRVAVVGSLRSLPGPDRAVEPLFERGGALSGPNLESVARLARDELAARGGANTVARQAVTGSADYDPARAETDRPSALRAWVYADVAALRERVRNVSVDVAAQETATGHANTAATLAAALRDRRAELVDAPATYDGVADRVRVAARAAYLDTVLARLDERAAEAAGRNDRLQDALASRGVNATATRDRLSSRTTADTRELSNSSAAFVPDGDPAYLSLSGVDGRAIDGVADDATYTPLAARNTNLFTLPYGDLADAVVGDIFGPGGEVSLRTAGRALVAADRTLAVQSDSTLRRRSNELRKEVKHSLAPVRETAASTVERETDLTHAESEDAVAAGLAHWDGVGQRAVAASNDSLATAIATEADLDGEMAQDRVATALRVELRETTTASRVRVSEAAVNGTATRTRTLVRELGREAASRGADRLTSHALNGTLGAVPAGLPLSPTMSPWVATTNLWVVEAHGAYARFTVSAGDGAVPTTYVRDGSVVRLDVDGDGSREAIGSNERIGFELRTVVVAAVPPGGNGVGDIDGDAFETSEAWSGSAPGPRCDTPTGRCPRE